The proteins below are encoded in one region of Hordeum vulgare subsp. vulgare chromosome 3H, MorexV3_pseudomolecules_assembly, whole genome shotgun sequence:
- the LOC123443958 gene encoding 5'-deoxynucleotidase HDDC2-like, which produces MAVSSRLPAPPARGLLRRSPPRILPPRRLACGARAVSGSPGQGGSPVPRRPPQPLDAAAVAPPSPVSSAASSAASAIDFLTLCHSLKTTKRKGWINHSIKGPESIADHMYRMALMALIADDLPAVNRERCIKIAIVHDIAEAIVGDITPSDGIPKAEKSRREQEALNEMCEVLGGGSTAEEIKGLWEEYENNSSVEANLVKDFDKVEMILQALEYEKEHGKVLDEFFLSTAGKFQTEIGKSWAAEVNSRRTNGCGQN; this is translated from the exons ATGGCCGTAAGCTCGCGGCTACCCGCCCCTCCTGCGCGCGGCCTCCTGCGCCGCTCGCCGCCGCGTATCCTCCCTCCGAGGCGCCTCGCTTGTGGTGCCCGCGCTGTCTCCGGGAGCCCTGGGCAAGGCGGATCGCCCGTGCCCAGGCGGCCGCCGCAGCCTCTGGACGCCGCGGCAGTCGCGCCGCCCTCGCCGGTATCATCCGCGGCGTCGTCcgccgcctcggccatcgattTCCTCACTCTCTGCCATAGCCTCAAG ACCACTAAAAGGAAAGGCTGGATAAATCACAGCATCAAGGGTCCCGAGTCTATTGCTGATCACATGTATCGTATGGCACTGATGGCTTTGATCGCTGATGACCTACCTGCTGTAAATCGAGAAAG GTGTATCAAAATAGCTATCGTTCATGACATTGCTGAAG CTATTGTTGGCGACATCACTCCATCTGACGGCATACCTAAAGCAGAAAAAAGCAGGCGTGAACAAGAAGCTCTAAATGAAATGTGTGAAGTTCTTGGTGGTGGATCAACAG CTGAGGAAATTAAGGGGCTGTGGGAAGAATACGAAAATAACTCCTCTGTTGAAGCCAATCTTGTAAAGGATTTTGATAAA GTGGAAATGATTCTTCAAGCGTTAGAGTATGAGAAGG AGCATGGGAAAGTGCTAGATGAGTTTTTTCTCTCTACTGCTG GCAAGTTCCAGACAGAGATTGGCAAGAGCTGGGCTGCTGAAGTGAATTCAAGGAGAACCAATGGATGTGGACAGAACTAG